The following proteins are co-located in the Camelina sativa cultivar DH55 chromosome 12, Cs, whole genome shotgun sequence genome:
- the LOC104729674 gene encoding homoserine kinase-like, translating into MATLCFQSPSKPIFKFHSKTKPFTKVSIFKPRASVQSQGLVIATEPEPVFTSVKTFAPATVANLGPGFDFLGCAVDGLGDHVTLHVDPSVRNGDISISEITGTTTKLSFDPHRNCAGIAAMATMKMLGIKSVGLSLALHKGLPLGSGLGSSAASAAAAAVAVNELFGRKLGNDELVLAGLESEAKVSGFHADNIAPAIMGGFVLIRSYEPLDLKPLRFPLEKDLFFVLVTPEFEAPTKKMRAALAKEIPMADHVWNSSQAAALVAAVLEGDVASLGKALSSDKVVEPKRAPLIPGMEAVKKAALEAGAFGCTISGAGPTAVAVIDTAEKGYEIGEKMVEAFLRFGDLKSIASVKKLDKIGARLIKSM; encoded by the coding sequence ATGGCGACCCTATGTTTTCAATCTCCTTCAAAACCCATATTCAAATTCCACTCAAAAACCAAACCTTTCACTAAAGTCTCCATCTTTAAACCCAGAGCCTCCGTACAATCACAAGGCCTTGTCATCGCCACCGAGCCAGAACCAGTTTTCACCTCCGTCAAGACTTTTGCTCCGGCGACTGTTGCGAATCTAGGACCAGGCTTTGACTTCCTAGGATGCGCCGTCGACGGTCTCGGTGACCACGTCACTCTCCACGTGGATCCCTCTGTCCGTAACGGAGATATCTCAATCTCTGAAATCACCGGAACCACAACTAAACTAAGCTTTGATCCACACCGGAACTGCGCCGGTATCGCAGCTATGGCGACGATGAAGATGCTTGGGATCAAATCTGTTGGTTTATCGTTAGCTTTGCATAAAGGTCTTCCTTTAGGGAGTGGTTTAGGTTCCAGTGCGGCTAGCGCCGCCGCAGCAGCTGTGGCGGTTAACGAACTATTTGGCCGGAAGTTAGGAAACGACGAGCTTGTTCTCGCCGGATTAGAATCGGAAGCGAAAGTCTCAGGCTTTCACGCTGATAACATAGCGCCGGCGATTATGGGTGGATTCGTTTTGATCAGAAGCTACGAGCCGCTTGATTTAAAACCTTTGAGGTTCCCATTAGAGAAAGATCTCTTCTTTGTTCTCGTTACCCCTGAGTTCGAAGCTCCTACTAAGAAAATGAGAGCAGCGTTAGCCAAAGAGATTCCAATGGCTGATCATGTTTGGAACAGTAGTCAAGCGGCGGCGTTAGTGGCTGCTGTTTTGGAAGGTGATGTGGCGAGTCTTGGGAAGGCGCTTTCGTCGGATAAAGTAGTGGAGCCGAAGAGAGCACCGTTGATTCCGGGGATGGAAGCTGTCAAGAAAGCTGCTTTGGAAGCTGGAGCATTTGGTTGCACTATAAGTGGAGCTGGTCCAACGGCGGTTGCGGTTATCGACACGGCGGAGAAAGGTTATGAGATCGGTGAGAAAATGGTCGAAGCGTTTTTGAGATTCGGAGACTTGAAGTCTATTGCTTCTGTGAAGAAACTTGACAAAATCGGAGCTAGACTTATCAAAAGCATGTaa